AAAGATCTTAAATAGGCGGTGGGTCGGTCCAAACATAGAGCCCATACTACAACGACATCTAGCGTCATACAAGACGAGCCGTGGCTGACTTCACGGGCTCCCTCTGCTACTTTCCCCTCCTATGACACCAGAACAAATGAAAGAACGTTTAGAGAAGCATTACACTGGGGCCAAAATCGAAGTTTACGATTTAACCGGCACCCAAGATCACTATGAAGTGTTTGTTGAAAGCGACGTGTTTGCGGGAATGACTCGCATTCAACAGCATCAACATGTCATGGCCTGCTTTGGTCCAGAATTAAAGACGGGCGAGGTTCATGCGCTCTCAATCAAGACTAAGATTAAGTAATTAAAAAGGGATCACTATGTCTACTACACACGAAAGAATTGATAACATTCTCAATCAACACAAAATCGTCTTGTTCATGAAAGGAACTCAACAGTTCCCGATGTGCGGTTTCTCTGCGCGTGCTTGTGCTATTTTGCAAGACATTGGCGTGCAATTCCACGACGTGAATGTTTTGGAAGACGAAGAAATCCGCTCTGGTATCAAAGAGTACGGCAACTGGCCGACAATTCCGCAACTTTACATCAACAAGCAGTTGGTGGGCGGAAGCGATATCATGATGGAAATGTACCAGTCTGGCGAGCTTCAAGAGCTCTTGAAGTAATATGAGATGTAACGTCGCCGTTTGGGACCGCATTTTAAGATTTATCTTTGGCGTGATTCTGACGACTTACGCCATCGCAGGCGGTCCTTTTTGGGCGTACATTGGCATCTATGGTCTTATCACAGCGGCTTGGGGCTTGTGTCCCCTGTACGCTTTCTTTAGAATTAGAACTCTGAAAGATTTCCACCGAGCCATTCCTGACGAAGAATAGGATGTTGTATGTCGACGGCCCTCATCGAGCTTGAAAGTTTTTTGCAAAAAGACCAAATCAAAACCGACGAAGAGAGCCTCAAGTATTGGGGTAAAGACTGGACGACTTATTTTGACATCAAAGCTTCGGCGATTGTTTTTCCTCGTAAAACTGAAGACGTTGTCGCGCTTGTAAAATGGGCGCGCAAAAATAAAATCGCTCTTGTCCCTTCCGGAGGCCGCACGGGTCTTTCCGGTTCTGCGGTCGCCACTCAAGGCGAAGTCGTTGTGTCTTTTGATCAAATGAACAAGATCAAAGATTTCAGTCCCGTTGATCAAAGTGTTGTGATTGAGCCTGGTGTTGTGACGGAAGCTCTTCAAGAGTTTGCTCACTCAAAACATCTTTTCTATCCCGTGGATTTTGCGGCGACGGGTTCTTCGCAAATGGGTGGGAATATCGCTACCAACGCGGGCGGTATTAAAGTTGTTCGTTATGGTTTGACTCGTGAGTGGATTGCGGGCCTTAAAGTTGTCACAGGAACTGGCGATGTTCTTGAGCTTAACAATGGCCTTGTGAAAAATGCGACAGGTTACGATCTTCGCCATTTGTTTGTCGGCTCTGAAGGAACTTTGGGTTTTATCGTTGAAGCGACTATTAAGTTAGCTCCAGCTCCCCCACCGATGAAAGTTTTGGTGATGGCCGTGAGTGGCCTTGATGCGGTGATGACAATCTTTGCAGAGTTTAAAACGAAAACGTCTTTGGTGGCGTTTGAAATGTTCTCGGATAAAGCTCTAAAAAAAGTTTTGGAAAATACGGGCCTGCCTGCTCCTCTAGAAACTCAATCTCCCTTTTATGTTTTAGCGGAAGTTGAAACTCGCAACGAACAAGATGAAGAACATGCTTTGGGTGTATTTGAAAAATGCCTGGAAGAGGGTTGGGTTCTTGACGGTGTGATCAGTCAGTCCGATGTGCAAGCGGCGACTTTCTGGCGCTACCGTGAAGACATCTCAGAATCTTTGGCGAAATACTCTCCGTACAAAAACGATATTGCTGTGACGATTTCTAAAGTGCCTCCATTCATGGAAGACTTAGACAAAGTTTTGGCACAAGCGTATCCAACTTGGGAAGTGGTCTGGTTCGGTCACATCGGTGACGGAAATCTTCATATCAATATCTTGCGACCTGCTGGAATGACAAAAGAAGAATTCGTTCAAGAATGTCGCAAGGTCGACGTGATGGTTTTTGATACCGTCAAAAAATACAAAGGTTCGATCTCTGCAGAACACGGCGTGGGTTTAACGAAGAAATCTTTCTTAAACTACACTCGCTCGAGCGCCGAAATCGAAATCATGCGCGGAATCAAAAAAGTTTTCGACCCCGACAACATCATGAACCCCGGGAAAGTCCTTTAGGTGCCTGCTTCTTTTTTCTGGCTACAGCGCGTTTCAAAAAGGTACGGCGTACCTAGTAGACCACGCGAGTGCGGATGGATCGACCTAGTTTTCCGATTTCTATAGCTAAAGCATCAGCGTGAGTGGAATGCACGTCCATCACGAGATAACCGATTTTTTCGTCTGTTGAGAGATATTGTCCCTCGATATTGGCACCGGCTTTTGAGATCAATCCGTTGATTTCCCCCAACACACCTGGTTCATTTCTATGAACGTTCAAGATACGTGATGTCCCCTGCTTCACTGGCAAATCCACATTCGGGAAATTCACAGCTCCTGACGAAGAACCGATTTTCAAATAACGACGGAAACTTTCTGCGACTTCCATGCCGATGGCGTACTGCGCTTCTTCAGTGCTTCCCCCGATGTGAGGCGTGAGAATCACATTGGAGACACCTTGCAATGGTGATTTGAATTTTTCTTTGTTGCTTGCAGGCTCCTCAGGGAAAACGTCAATCGCGCAACCGGCGATATGTTTTGATTTTAGAGCATCGACCAGAGCCTCGATCACGACCACGGTTCCGCGGCTGGCGTTGATTAAGTAACTTCCTTTTTTCATCATAGAAAGCTCTTTGGCGCCGATCATGTCTTTGGTTTCTGGAGTTTCAGGAACGTGTAAAGTCACAAAATCGGAAACAGAAAGAAGTTCTTCTAACGAACTTTTTGCAACTGCATTTCCCAGAGGTAATTTCTTAAGCACATCATAGAACACCACGCGAAGTCCCATCGCTTCAGCCAAGATACTCACTTGGCTTCCGATGTGACCGTAACCAACGATACCGACCGTTTTGCCGCGCACCTCGCGAGAACCTTCGGCGGACTTCACCCACTCACCAACGTGAGCTTTGGTGTTGCGATCCCCCAACTGACGAGACAAAGAAATCATTTCTGCAATGACAAGTTCAGCCACCGAACGCGTGTTCGAGTGAGGTGCGTTGAACACCGGAACTCCGCACTCGCGCGCAGTCATTAAGTCGACCTGATTTGTACCAATGCAGAAGCAACCAATTGTTGTCAGTTGTGGATTTTTTCTTAAAACTTCCGCCGTGATTTCTGTTTTTGAACGAATGCCGAGCACGTCGTAATTCGGAAGAATCTTAAGAAGCTCTTCTTCAGAAGGCGCGTGAGAGATCAAATCGACTTTAAATCCCTCGGCAATAAGTGTGTCTCTAGCAACCGAATGAATGTTTTCAACAAGAAGAATTCTGAGAGCGCTCACTGGCACCTCCAACTTCCTTAAGTTTAATCACAAAGTAGGCCTTCGTCACTACTGACTATGCGCGAAATGAGTAGTCAAAGCACTCCTCACAAGCCAGACTGGAGGATATGGCATCAACTCGAGTTTTTTCTCTACTTATCGTCGACGATGATCCGTTGGTTCATCAGTCTTTAAAGATGTGTTTGCCGACTCATTGGAAGGTTTTTTCAGCTCCCAAGCTTGAAGCCATTCAATACGAGCGTTTCTATCATGCCGCTTTCGTAGACATGCATTTAGAACCGGGCTCGACCAAAGCAGCGGGACCTCAAGTGATCGAAAAACTGATCAAGCATAATAATCAGCTTGAAGTGGTCGCGATGTCTGGGGACTTAAGTCGCCCCTTGATGGAAAGCTGCCTGAAGGCGGGCGCGCAAAGATTCCTCGCAAAACCATTGATGCCGGAAGAAGTTCTTTTGATTCTGGAAAAAATCGAAGCTCTTTGGGATTTGCGCAGCATGGATCCGAGTGCGAATCGTCACAGCGCTCGCTGGGTAGGAAGTTCTCAAGCTTCACAAAAAATTAAAAAACGTATTGCTGATCTTCGCGGTGAAACAAATCCTGTGTTGATCGAAGGTGAAACAGGTTGCGGTAAGGAAGTGGTCGCGCGTCTTTTGCATGAACAAGAAGGTGACCGCCCCTTCATCGCTGTGAATCTGGCGAGCATTCCGGAAAATCTTTTTGAATCAGAAATGTTCGGTCACGTGAAAGGTGCTTTCACCGGAGCTGAGCAAAACAAAGTCGGCCTCACAGAAGCGGCTAATGGTGGAGATTTATTCTTAGATGAAATCGAAGCCTTGCCACTAAGTCAGCAAGCAAAGCTTCTGCGCTTTCTTGAAACAGGTGAGGTTCGCAGAGTGGGAGCAAAAGAAAGCTCCCAAGTAAAAACACGCGTGATTGCTGCAAGCAATAGATCGTTAGAAAAAATGGTCGCCGCTGGTGAATTCCGTGAAGACCTCCTTTACCGGTTGGCTTCTCAACGAATTGATCTTCCGCCGTTGCGCGAACGTCTTGAAGACATTGATGAGCTTGCAAAGCATTTTCTTGAAGCGGAACGCCCTCGCCGCAATAAAACAATTGCCGAAGATGGACTGGCCTCTTTAAAGAAATACAACTGGCCAGGCAACGTGCGTGAACTAAAACGCGTGTGTGAACAACTGAGCCTGACTTCTCCCCTGCCATTTATTCGCGAAGAAGATGTCACCAGCTGGTTAAGACCGACGGCCACTTCTGCGGGAGCACCTTCTTACACGACGATTGATTTCAACAAAGGACTTAACACTTTGGTGGAAGAGTTTGAAGCACACGCAATTCGCACGGTTTTAAAGCAAACCAGCGATATCGAGGCCGCCGCAAAAATTCTGCAGGTCTCACGTTCAAATCTTTATAAGAAAATCAAAGACTACAAAATTGAAGAGGAACCTTCGTAATGAATTTTTTCGACATCAGCTTTCCAATCCGCCTCAATATGCCAACAGCTTGGGAAAGCCATATTTATCGCCAAACTGTTTTGATTGTTCTTTCGATCATCTTTGTCTCTGGTGCGATCATTTTCTTTTTTAGAAACAAGAACTATTACTTCGTGCAATCATGGGCGAGCATTAAGAGTTGGCTGATTGCAGCTCCTTTGATGTTCTTGGTGATGGGCCTACCTGAACCATGGCCTTTGGTGTTTTTGACTATCCTCGCAATTGCCGGAGCTAAAATTTTTTTCCAAATTATGGGGATGTTCCATCGCAGTAATTTCGTTTTGATCTGTTATGCGGGAATTATTGGTCTGGGTGTCTGCGCATGGTATGACCGCTTGGACATTTACAACTCTATGCCGATGGTGGTCTTGGGCGCCAGTTGCCTTGTGCCGCTGATACGCAACTCTTATAAACGCATGATTCAATACATGTCGTTGACTCTTCTCGCATTTATTTTCCTGGGCTGGTCTTTCATGCATTTGGGGCTTATCTTAAAGTTTCCGAATGGCGTCTACCAAGTGATGTACTTGATTATCCTCACAGAGTTCTGCGACAACACGAACTTGGCGGTTGGACGCTATATCGGTGGATGGAGAATGTTCCCTGGAATCAATCCTCGTCGTACGGTAGGAAGTACTGCGACATCCATTGCCCTCACGATCTTTCTTGCAGGTTGCATGCGATTCCTTTTACCAGACGGTTCTGACAAATACTGGTTGGCATCAGGTCTTGTCGCCTCTTTAGGTGGATTCGTCGGTGACCTTGTGATGACAGCCGTTCGTCGCGATGCCGGAATGAAAACCGTGGGACCTTTTATTATCGGGCGTGGAGATTTCCTTCACCGTGTGGATAGATTGATCTTTGTTGCTCCGATTTATTATTATGTGATGACGGTTCTACTATGAAAGATTGGAACTACGATAACGAGCAGTGGACTAAACTGCCGACTTACTTAAAACACTTACCGCTGTTCACACGTCATATCGACATGTTCAGCGTGTTCATGCGTTTTTTGTGGTCGATCTTTCTTAAGAACCTCGCTTTTAAATTTTATATTCGCCTGCAGGTCAAAGGAACTCCGTTTAAGGAGATCTATGCGACTCAACCCAAGTTAATTATTATCAGCAATCACGCAAGTCACTTGGATGCGGTTTCTATCGCAGCTTCTATTCCTCGCCGTTATTGGTTGAATCTTTATATCGCTGCTGCAAAAGATTACTTCTTTACGAATGCGCTTTTCACATTTTTTTCAAAGCACTGCTTGGGTGCCATTCCTATCGACCGCAAAGACCGTAAGGGTGAAGCGATCAATTTGATTTTGAAATTACTCACAGAGCTTCCTCGCATGTGGTTGATTATTTTCCCCGAGGGCACACGCTCCAAAGATGGGAAAATTCAGGAATTCAAACGTGGGGTTTCTATTTTCTCTGAAAGAACGCAAACGCCTCTTTTATTCACATATCTTGAAGGCAATATGGAGCTTTGGCCAAAAGGTCAGCCGATTCCATTACCGGGAAAATTGGTTTTGCACGTTGGTCCGGTTCATCCGCCAGGACCGATTCAACAGGTGTATGCTGCTTATAAAGAGTGGGTGTTAACGATCAACCCTGAAGCCTTCGCGAAAAAAGAAGAGGAGGATACTAAAAATGACTCCGAACAACTTTGATATCGAGAAAACAAAATTAACAGTTGGAACTCATGAAGTCTGCCCGATCCCTACGGGCCTTTTTGGCTTGGATGGTGGCGCCATGTTTGGAACGGTTCCAAAAGTTTTATGGGAAAGATCCAATCCTCCAGACAATAAAAACCGCATTCCGATGGAAGCGCGCGCTTTGCTTTTAAAATCTCCGGGATGCAACGTTTTGATTGATACCGGAAACGGCAAAGACTTCGTCGCAAAATACGGCGAAAAATTGGGAAATAAATTTGCTGAGATGTATGCGATGGAGGAAAGCGGTCCTTCACTTCTGAAATCTTTGGCGACTCATGGTTTAAAGCCTGAAGACGTTCATCATGTGATTCTCACTCACCTGCACTTTGATCATGCCGGAGGTGCGACAACAGAGCGCGATGGCAAACTGGTTCCGACTTTTCCCAAAGCTCAATACTACGTGCAAAAAGGAAATCTCGAGACTGCCAGCCATCCCAATCTGCGCGAAAAAGCGAGTTACTATGCCGCGAACTTTCAGCCTTTAATAGATGCTGGAGTTTTAAAAGTGATCGACGGCCCTCAAGAAATCCTTCCGGGAATTTCGGTTCTTATCTCCAATGGTCATACACAAGCTCAGCAGGTCGTGAAAATCACCGACGGCAAGACGACGGTGCTTTATTGCGGCGATATGGTTCCGACAAGCTCTCATGTCAAAATTCCGTGGCTCATGGGATACGATCTTCATCCTTTGACGTTGATGGAAGAAAAGCAAAAGCACTTAAGTGAGGCCGCTGACCAGCATTGGTACCTGTTCTTTGAACACGATCCATATTGCGATGCTGCTCTTATTGAGCGCAGTGGGCACGACTTCGCTGTTCAAAAAAGATTCCAGCTCTAACGGGATTCATGTTACCCTAGCGGCATGAGTCCGTTGGTTGTTAAAGCAAACATCACTATGAAAACCTTGTGGAGCGTTTTGAAAGACACGCTTCAACAGATGCGCGATGGAGAGCTGGCTCTTGTCGCCGCTTCTTTGTCTTTTTCAACGGCCATTGCTTTGGTTCCTTTTATTGCCGTGGTGCTAGCGACTTTTCAATCCATTGGTGGCCTTGAGGCTTTTTACCCTAAGGTCGAAGCCCTGCTTCTGGCGAATATGAGAGAAGCAGCAGGCAGTGACGTCACGAAGTTCATTCGTATTTTCTTAAAAAATATCAATGCCGGAAAATTAGGGACGACGGGAGCGGTATTTTTATTTATCACTTCGATTCGCCTGCTTCACGATATGGAAGTGGGAATTCACCGCGTATGGAATCAGCGTAACACGAGACCTTTTTACAAACGTCTGATCTATCAATGGGCTTTGATTCTTGTGATTCCCGTTTTTTTGGCGATCTACGTGGGCTTTACTTCCCTTGAACAATTTCAGTTCGTCCACCGAGTGGTGCCGGCTGCGGTTTCAAACTCTGTGGTTTTGGTCGGCACTTTGTTTTTGATTTATAAGCTAGTGCCCGATTTGCAAGTGCGCACGAAAGCGGCGTTTGTAAGTTCCTTATTAGCGGCTTTGACGTTGTACGGAGTTCATAAAACTTACGCGATGCTGGCCATTAAGTTTTTTGCTTACAATAGAATCTATGGATCGTTTGCGGCTCTTCCGATTCTTTTGTTATGGATTCTCACGATTTGGTACGTGATCTTAGGGGGAGTGGCTCTGTGTGCTTCCCTACAGAAACGACACGTTGCATAAAAATGGTGATTCCGGTACGACTCGAACGTACGACCCTCTCCTTAGAAGGGAGATGCTCTATCCAGCTGAGCTACGGAACCCCCGTATCACTTTGTCAGTGAACCTTCTTTATAGGGGTTTAAGCCCCTGATTTCAAGCACTTCTTTTGTATCTTTCCAAAGTCTCTATATAGTTCTACCCCCGTTTCAACTTCGACGCCAACGTAGGAACTATACAACGAAAGGAGAAATCCCGATGAAAATTTCAAGACTTCTAACGACCGTTTTGGTTTCAACGTTGCCCTTTGCCACTGTTCAAGCAAAGGACTTCACAGGTTCTATTAAAGTGGATCGCTTTAAAACTTCAGACTACGCTTCACAAGCGAAAGTCAGCATGCAAGATGCCATTAACGCTGCTGAAAAAAAAGTTCCAGGGAAAGCCATCGAAGCCGAACTTGAAAGCGAACACGGCTACTTGATTTATGAAATCAAAGTGATGAAAGAAGATAAGAAGAAAGCGAAACTTAAAGTGGATGCCGGAAATCTTGCCATTCTCTCTATCGACGACCACGTTCTTACAGAATAAAAGCCAACCGGCGCATTCACGCGCCGGTCTTCTTTGACCACCTGATGAAGATCACATTCGCAATCAACACAGCGGAGAGAGAGCCGTACACTAAGTATTTAAAATCTTCCGTATTAGGCAGCAGACTTCCCAAGGCAAACAACACAAGCGTTGCCAAAGTCGTCATAAGGTAGCTCAAAGAGTTCAGCTCTCCCCGCTTTGCTTCGGGAATAAGACGCTGGCGAAGTTCAAATTCGCCATTGGAAAATCCATAAAGTCCCACGCGAGATAAAAGAATAAATACCAGGAAAATGTAAACGGCCAAGTTTCCTTGAAAACTAAAAGCGATAATCGCGCCAATCAACATCACACCTTGAAACGCAAGATGTGCCTTTGAGCTTTTAATAATTCCTATTTTTTCAACCAGCATTGGAAAACTCAATGTCGACAGCAAACCAAACATGGCACCAAGTCCCCGAAACAAGCCGATTTCTGATTCCGGCAAGGCCATTTGGTCTTTCAAATATCCGGCCAACAAAACGCCGTGAGGACTTAGAACGGATAACCACAACAACGCATAACTAAAGATCAAAGGAAAAATGGGATTCGTTAAAGCCTTTTTCAAATCAATCTGAAAAAGATCTTTCCAACTTTCAGTCCCGCTGTTTATCTGCTTCTTCACATTCGAACTATTCACGACGTTCTTAAGCAAAAGATATTCGGGAACAAAAGAAATCAAATTCCACGCAGCAATCATAAAGAGCCCAAAAAGATGAATAGAGGAAAGATCAATGGCATAAATAATTCCCGCCACTATAGGAGCTCCCACTTCCGTGCCAAGATCAATTCTTCTTAGCCAACTGTTAAACCAAGTAAGACGCTCACTTGAAACCAACAATGGAGCCAAATCATTTCCCACGGCAATATCCGTGATGACAGAGCCTAACGACGCGAAAATTCCAAAAAAGCAAAGAACCGCAAAAAGCAGCAGTATCGATGGATCCGATAAAGACAAACCTGCGTGACTCGTCTTATCCAGATACCAAAAGCAAAAGATTCCTCCGAGGACCGCGAAGAATTGAATCCAGACTCCCGCCGCGACCACACGACTTCGCTGATTTGAATCAATCCACTTTCCAGCCGAAGTCGTTAGAAGAAAAGTTCCGATCTTAACCATCAGGTAATAAAGGGCGGCGATTTGCAACCGACCTGGAAACACATGCAGTAATGCAAAAGGAATTACAAAATCCCAAGCCTGATCGCCAGAGCGAGTTAAGAATCTACCTAAGAGCAATTTTCGTTCAATATTAAAAAACTTTATCACAGTGTTTGACATCCTATCCCCGGGGAGGGGATACTCATATCCGTATGAGCCACAAAAAGCAACATCTCAGTCATAAAGAAGTCTCGAAAAGACTCAAAAGAGCAAAGGGACATCTCGAAAAAGTCATTCAAATGCTCGAAGACGAACTGCCTTGCGTCGACGTTGCACGACAGCTTCACGCCGTCTCTAACGCTATTATTGCCGCTAAAGGCACATACATTCACGATCACATTGAACATTGCTTGGATGGCAAGCATGTCGACTTGGAAGAACTTAAAGAGATTACGAAATATATTTCATAAGAGCACGTCATCTAAAAGGTCACGTCTTTTAGCAATCTCAACATGCCTGGCGCTGGATACTCAAAAGTATTAACTCTACCTGATATAGTTCACGGCATTTGCTGGCATCACAACTGGAGCGTCCTGACATTTTTCAGGACGACTTCCAAGAGTCATCGTCGAGGCAACGCCGGCCCCTGTGAATTTCATAATGATCGTCAGAGGACTTCCTATCAAACCGTTCAAATCCACCGTTGACGTGCCCTTGGTGTCATAACAGTAAAGAATATCGGGCTTGGTCTTTTCAAAAGGGACATTGATATTCGCATCGGCAATTTCGCTGTTAATATAAAACCCCCAATTTCCGTTAGCACCTTCCGGACCTTTTGTTCCGATACTGAAAACTTGCAGCTTCGGATCTAAAACATTCCACGTTAATACCGTGTGAAGACCAAAGTTCTCAAATTCCTTTCCCGTTGATTCTGCCCAGAACCAATAACCGCGCGCCGTCCCTTCCATATCCATCGCGACAGTTCCGCATCTTCCTTTGCCTTGTGCTTTATCGGCATCGTTAGCAATGGATTTTTGTTTTCCAGTGTAATCACTAAAACGAAGATTGAAGAGATTGCCTAAGCCCGGAACAGCGTAATCCGCCGGACACACAGCGTGTGTATCCCAAGAATTATGACGACTTGGGTTGATAAAAGATGTTGGCGCTTTCATATCCAGCGTCGTCATGTCCAAAGCAATAGCACCGTTGGGATTTTGAAAACTTCCCAGAACATCCATCGTTGTCACCGGGATATTGACCTTAAGATGACAGTTCACAAAGAAAGCACTTCCCTCTAAATAAGGCTCATCACATTGACCCTTGTCAAAGTTTTGATCTTGCAGACTTTGCAATTTCGGATTTTCCAAATACAGATTATGGACGTGAGCAAAATGCACAATAATATCTGAACAGCTTTGCAGCATGAGCTGATAATCATGGAAATCAAATGCCGTTGTACCATCAGGATTTTTCTTAGGCTGTCCCGTCGCTTCGTCCTTAGGCGCTCTTCGCGTAAGAATCGCTTCCGTGAGTCTTCCGTTTAGCGGAGAAATCAAAAGCGCATAGTGATTTTGATTGTGATAAAAATAAACATGGGAAGTTGGGAAAAGATGTCCTCCCTGCCTTGAGCCTCCTAAAGGAATAAGACCTTCAAAATATTCCGTCTCAATGGGAGAGCGTTGAATCACCTGAGGAGAGGTGCAAGAGGGCAAACTCTGCATTTCAGTGCTCACTCTTTTCCAACTCATCGGAGTGATGAAAACAATTTTAGAAACTGTCGTTAACTCCGCAACCGTGATCCATTGTTTATCCAATAACAATTGCAAAGGTCCGATTTTCTGCCCAGCGTTTGCCAGCTTTTGCTGATCTTGCAAATAAGTCTGACAATTCGTCCCTGTACCTGAATCCTTTAACTCGATTGTTTTCGTGAAAATAAAGACACCTTTGTCACTGCTTGAAAAATCCGCCTTGAGCTGAGACGTCATTTGCAAAAGACATCCGTATTTAGAATCAATGGAATCCGAGCTCACTTCTGCAAGCGATGTACCTTGAAAGTTTTGAAACACAGGTTGCAAAACGACTTCAACGGGATTGTTTTTAAAACCCAGATCGATCAGACCAAAACGTGCCGTGGCTTTATCCTGCAAGTATTCAATATCGATATTCCCAATTGGCTTTTTAAACGGAACTTCATTCGGCAATTGATCCAGAGGCGAATTGAAATTTTTTGCACCAATTACAACTTCAACGTTGGGATTCGCCACATCCAAACTCCAAGTTCCTTGGGGATTAAAAACACCAAGAGGTCCGGGTGGAGGTGGTGCTGGCAAAGGAGTGGGCGGATTCTTCACGGAAGATCCTCCACAACCAGTCAGAGTGAAAACAAGTGCTGCTACGACGACGTTATGAAAATGTC
This region of Bdellovibrio sp. BCCA genomic DNA includes:
- a CDS encoding YgaP family membrane protein — translated: MRCNVAVWDRILRFIFGVILTTYAIAGGPFWAYIGIYGLITAAWGLCPLYAFFRIRTLKDFHRAIPDEE
- a CDS encoding phosphatidate cytidylyltransferase, with the protein product MNFFDISFPIRLNMPTAWESHIYRQTVLIVLSIIFVSGAIIFFFRNKNYYFVQSWASIKSWLIAAPLMFLVMGLPEPWPLVFLTILAIAGAKIFFQIMGMFHRSNFVLICYAGIIGLGVCAWYDRLDIYNSMPMVVLGASCLVPLIRNSYKRMIQYMSLTLLAFIFLGWSFMHLGLILKFPNGVYQVMYLIILTEFCDNTNLAVGRYIGGWRMFPGINPRRTVGSTATSIALTIFLAGCMRFLLPDGSDKYWLASGLVASLGGFVGDLVMTAVRRDAGMKTVGPFIIGRGDFLHRVDRLIFVAPIYYYVMTVLL
- the serA gene encoding phosphoglycerate dehydrogenase is translated as MEVPVSALRILLVENIHSVARDTLIAEGFKVDLISHAPSEEELLKILPNYDVLGIRSKTEITAEVLRKNPQLTTIGCFCIGTNQVDLMTARECGVPVFNAPHSNTRSVAELVIAEMISLSRQLGDRNTKAHVGEWVKSAEGSREVRGKTVGIVGYGHIGSQVSILAEAMGLRVVFYDVLKKLPLGNAVAKSSLEELLSVSDFVTLHVPETPETKDMIGAKELSMMKKGSYLINASRGTVVVIEALVDALKSKHIAGCAIDVFPEEPASNKEKFKSPLQGVSNVILTPHIGGSTEEAQYAIGMEVAESFRRYLKIGSSSGAVNFPNVDLPVKQGTSRILNVHRNEPGVLGEINGLISKAGANIEGQYLSTDEKIGYLVMDVHSTHADALAIEIGKLGRSIRTRVVY
- a CDS encoding sigma-54-dependent transcriptional regulator, giving the protein MASTRVFSLLIVDDDPLVHQSLKMCLPTHWKVFSAPKLEAIQYERFYHAAFVDMHLEPGSTKAAGPQVIEKLIKHNNQLEVVAMSGDLSRPLMESCLKAGAQRFLAKPLMPEEVLLILEKIEALWDLRSMDPSANRHSARWVGSSQASQKIKKRIADLRGETNPVLIEGETGCGKEVVARLLHEQEGDRPFIAVNLASIPENLFESEMFGHVKGAFTGAEQNKVGLTEAANGGDLFLDEIEALPLSQQAKLLRFLETGEVRRVGAKESSQVKTRVIAASNRSLEKMVAAGEFREDLLYRLASQRIDLPPLRERLEDIDELAKHFLEAERPRRNKTIAEDGLASLKKYNWPGNVRELKRVCEQLSLTSPLPFIREEDVTSWLRPTATSAGAPSYTTIDFNKGLNTLVEEFEAHAIRTVLKQTSDIEAAAKILQVSRSNLYKKIKDYKIEEEPS
- a CDS encoding YihY/virulence factor BrkB family protein, encoding MSPLVVKANITMKTLWSVLKDTLQQMRDGELALVAASLSFSTAIALVPFIAVVLATFQSIGGLEAFYPKVEALLLANMREAAGSDVTKFIRIFLKNINAGKLGTTGAVFLFITSIRLLHDMEVGIHRVWNQRNTRPFYKRLIYQWALILVIPVFLAIYVGFTSLEQFQFVHRVVPAAVSNSVVLVGTLFLIYKLVPDLQVRTKAAFVSSLLAALTLYGVHKTYAMLAIKFFAYNRIYGSFAALPILLLWILTIWYVILGGVALCASLQKRHVA
- a CDS encoding MBL fold metallo-hydrolase — translated: MTPNNFDIEKTKLTVGTHEVCPIPTGLFGLDGGAMFGTVPKVLWERSNPPDNKNRIPMEARALLLKSPGCNVLIDTGNGKDFVAKYGEKLGNKFAEMYAMEESGPSLLKSLATHGLKPEDVHHVILTHLHFDHAGGATTERDGKLVPTFPKAQYYVQKGNLETASHPNLREKASYYAANFQPLIDAGVLKVIDGPQEILPGISVLISNGHTQAQQVVKITDGKTTVLYCGDMVPTSSHVKIPWLMGYDLHPLTLMEEKQKHLSEAADQHWYLFFEHDPYCDAALIERSGHDFAVQKRFQL
- a CDS encoding PepSY domain-containing protein gives rise to the protein MKISRLLTTVLVSTLPFATVQAKDFTGSIKVDRFKTSDYASQAKVSMQDAINAAEKKVPGKAIEAELESEHGYLIYEIKVMKEDKKKAKLKVDAGNLAILSIDDHVLTE
- a CDS encoding FAD-binding oxidoreductase, translated to MSTALIELESFLQKDQIKTDEESLKYWGKDWTTYFDIKASAIVFPRKTEDVVALVKWARKNKIALVPSGGRTGLSGSAVATQGEVVVSFDQMNKIKDFSPVDQSVVIEPGVVTEALQEFAHSKHLFYPVDFAATGSSQMGGNIATNAGGIKVVRYGLTREWIAGLKVVTGTGDVLELNNGLVKNATGYDLRHLFVGSEGTLGFIVEATIKLAPAPPPMKVLVMAVSGLDAVMTIFAEFKTKTSLVAFEMFSDKALKKVLENTGLPAPLETQSPFYVLAEVETRNEQDEEHALGVFEKCLEEGWVLDGVISQSDVQAATFWRYREDISESLAKYSPYKNDIAVTISKVPPFMEDLDKVLAQAYPTWEVVWFGHIGDGNLHINILRPAGMTKEEFVQECRKVDVMVFDTVKKYKGSISAEHGVGLTKKSFLNYTRSSAEIEIMRGIKKVFDPDNIMNPGKVL
- the grxD gene encoding Grx4 family monothiol glutaredoxin, which gives rise to MSTTHERIDNILNQHKIVLFMKGTQQFPMCGFSARACAILQDIGVQFHDVNVLEDEEIRSGIKEYGNWPTIPQLYINKQLVGGSDIMMEMYQSGELQELLK
- a CDS encoding lysophospholipid acyltransferase family protein — encoded protein: MKDWNYDNEQWTKLPTYLKHLPLFTRHIDMFSVFMRFLWSIFLKNLAFKFYIRLQVKGTPFKEIYATQPKLIIISNHASHLDAVSIAASIPRRYWLNLYIAAAKDYFFTNALFTFFSKHCLGAIPIDRKDRKGEAINLILKLLTELPRMWLIIFPEGTRSKDGKIQEFKRGVSIFSERTQTPLLFTYLEGNMELWPKGQPIPLPGKLVLHVGPVHPPGPIQQVYAAYKEWVLTINPEAFAKKEEEDTKNDSEQL
- a CDS encoding BolA/IbaG family iron-sulfur metabolism protein: MTPEQMKERLEKHYTGAKIEVYDLTGTQDHYEVFVESDVFAGMTRIQQHQHVMACFGPELKTGEVHALSIKTKIK